In one Umezawaea sp. Da 62-37 genomic region, the following are encoded:
- a CDS encoding sulfotransferase produces the protein MRLLPAQAARLTAMTTRTKVPPPSFDRRLAVLRGLRGAGVPSFTERIRELVVVASSSRGGSSMFTDLLRESSDLLHLRAEINPFLRLAGLDHPVAGDDDRLEPRHWQGLSRRRRRLLDEELALDAGTPAARVDDGAHLLDVAWRLAVQWPAVDFDPERVVRAGRRVLDRVRRESGWDAGELRDGRRFQWELLHDLAADGYAVDHRYYDLPGTDAVRPPRGAPGDRLVEEPPFVALRAWRRADERDCDTKPLVVKTPSNAYRLAFLRAMFPNARLRVVHLTRNPAASINGLFDGWRHPGFHAHRMTEPLRIAGYSDECPLDRWWWKFDLPPGWRQHTGSPLTTVCAFQWRSAHDAVLDAVRDDGINSVQVRYEDLVSGAESRTRCVARLCDWLGIPFDGTFARAVRDGLDPVVTTKPPSPGRWRRRAEAINEVLAGDVLRTAERLGYGGDPAHWI, from the coding sequence GTGCGTCTACTCCCTGCGCAAGCCGCTCGGCTGACGGCGATGACCACCCGCACCAAGGTGCCACCCCCGTCGTTCGACCGGCGGCTTGCCGTGCTGCGCGGCCTGCGCGGCGCGGGCGTGCCCTCCTTCACCGAGAGGATCCGCGAGCTGGTGGTCGTGGCCTCCAGCTCGCGCGGCGGGTCGAGCATGTTCACCGACCTGCTGCGCGAGTCGTCCGACCTGCTGCACCTGAGGGCGGAGATCAACCCGTTCCTGCGGTTGGCGGGCCTGGACCACCCGGTCGCGGGCGACGATGACCGGCTCGAACCCCGGCACTGGCAGGGGTTGTCGCGACGGCGGCGCCGACTGCTCGACGAGGAGCTCGCCCTGGACGCGGGCACGCCCGCCGCACGCGTGGACGACGGGGCGCACCTGCTCGACGTGGCGTGGCGATTGGCGGTGCAGTGGCCCGCGGTCGACTTCGACCCCGAGCGCGTGGTGCGGGCAGGCAGGCGGGTGCTCGACCGGGTCCGGCGGGAGTCCGGGTGGGATGCGGGCGAGCTGCGCGACGGCCGCCGGTTCCAGTGGGAGCTCCTCCACGACCTCGCCGCCGACGGGTATGCCGTGGACCACCGGTACTACGACCTGCCGGGAACGGACGCGGTGCGACCTCCGCGCGGCGCCCCCGGTGACCGGCTGGTCGAGGAACCGCCCTTCGTGGCGCTGCGCGCGTGGCGGCGGGCGGACGAACGCGACTGCGACACCAAACCGCTGGTGGTCAAGACGCCGAGCAACGCCTACCGGCTCGCGTTCCTGCGTGCCATGTTCCCGAACGCGCGGCTGCGGGTGGTGCACCTGACCCGCAACCCGGCGGCGTCGATCAACGGCCTGTTCGACGGCTGGCGCCACCCCGGCTTCCACGCGCACCGGATGACCGAGCCGCTGCGCATCGCGGGCTACTCGGACGAGTGCCCGCTGGACCGTTGGTGGTGGAAGTTCGACCTGCCACCGGGGTGGCGGCAACACACCGGGTCGCCGCTCACCACGGTGTGCGCGTTCCAGTGGCGCTCGGCGCACGACGCGGTCCTCGACGCCGTGCGCGACGACGGGATCAACAGCGTCCAAGTGCGCTACGAAGACCTGGTGTCGGGAGCGGAGAGCAGGACGCGGTGCGTGGCCCGGCTGTGCGACTGGCTGGGGATCCCGTTTGACGGCACCTTCGCCCGCGCGGTGCGCGACGGGCTCGATCCGGTGGTCACGACGAAGCCGCCGTCGCCGGGCCGGTGGCGGCGGCGGGCGGAGGCGATCAACGAGGTGCTGGCCGGGGACGTCCTGCGGACGGCGGAAAGGCTCGGTTATGGCGGCGACCCCGCGCACTGGATCTGA
- a CDS encoding arginine deiminase family protein, whose amino-acid sequence MAATPRTGSDGLSTHGGAGWRPRTAAHTAELGGIWAECGCTSEVDPLRAVLLLRPPDSMASAVDARANLMVGPVDLGLIRQQAEGVAAAYEEHGVRVHRVEPNAVASPNVVFARDLFFMTPGGAVVARMASAQRAGEEPVIARALSTLGVPIERTVTDTATFEGADALWLDRTTVVVGVGFRTNAAGARAVAGALCGYGVDVVKVRLGPGVQHLLGSVVFLDHGLAAVHGAAVGPGLRTLLRDRGYRLLEVPPDGELLTARGMNMVALAPGRVLMPTGAPVLRERMEAAGVSTHEVDVGEYVKAAGALGCLTGVLHRSAY is encoded by the coding sequence ATGGCGGCGACCCCGCGCACTGGATCTGACGGGCTCAGCACGCACGGCGGTGCGGGATGGCGGCCGAGGACCGCGGCGCACACCGCCGAACTCGGCGGGATCTGGGCCGAATGCGGGTGCACGAGCGAGGTGGACCCGTTGCGGGCGGTGCTGCTGCTGCGCCCGCCGGACAGCATGGCCTCGGCGGTCGACGCGCGGGCCAACCTCATGGTGGGCCCCGTTGACCTGGGCCTGATCCGCCAGCAGGCCGAGGGGGTCGCGGCCGCCTACGAGGAGCACGGCGTCCGTGTGCACCGGGTGGAGCCGAACGCGGTGGCCTCGCCGAACGTCGTCTTCGCGCGGGACCTGTTCTTCATGACGCCCGGAGGCGCGGTGGTGGCCCGTATGGCCTCGGCGCAGCGCGCAGGTGAGGAACCCGTCATCGCGCGGGCACTGTCCACCCTCGGCGTGCCCATCGAGCGCACGGTCACCGACACCGCCACCTTCGAGGGCGCCGACGCGCTGTGGCTGGACCGGACGACGGTGGTGGTCGGCGTCGGGTTCCGGACGAACGCCGCCGGGGCCCGCGCGGTCGCGGGGGCGCTGTGCGGGTACGGCGTGGACGTGGTCAAGGTGCGTCTCGGGCCGGGCGTCCAGCACCTCCTCGGCAGCGTCGTGTTCCTGGACCACGGGCTCGCCGCCGTCCACGGCGCCGCGGTGGGCCCAGGCCTGCGCACCCTGCTCCGCGACCGCGGCTACCGGCTCCTGGAGGTCCCGCCGGACGGGGAGCTGCTGACTGCCCGCGGCATGAACATGGTCGCGCTGGCTCCGGGGCGGGTGCTGATGCCCACCGGCGCCCCGGTGCTCCGCGAGCGTATGGAGGCGGCGGGGGTCAGCACCCACGAGGTGGACGTGGGCGAGTACGTCAAAGCCGCCGGAGCTCTCGGCTGTCTGACCGGAGTTCTGCACCGGTCGGCGTACTGA
- a CDS encoding glycosyltransferase 87 family protein, which produces MTARADRRPLAVAALVALVLGCAVLGTWFAVLVNGDKPDWLEDLAVYVGGGRAVTDGKPLYQLVVPPFGYQFTYPPFAAVLFVPLSLVGAGTLKILWTFVNVLLVEAVVLLSLRWVRPGPARQQIALVAVVALAAMWLGPVRATLETGQVNLLLVVLVLMDFALLSRSKAMGVGIGLAMAVKLTPGVFLVYLLLTRRFRAALTAAVTFLATVLFSLAVLPSDTLKYWGGVFVDADRVAITQHRFQQSLRGVVVRVAHSTDTTLVWACLAVVLAVLGLALAVGLWRRGQDQWGVLVTAGVALVVSPVSWEHHWVWVVPGLVFLAAAVRTPLGWAGWGVVVAAIALRPYAWAVPRDPADALRIDDPLTQIAASWLPLLAVLVAVALAVTSRASRTSGVSTPTGAELRSDSRELRRL; this is translated from the coding sequence ATGACCGCCCGCGCCGACCGGCGCCCGCTCGCCGTCGCCGCGCTGGTGGCCCTGGTGCTCGGCTGCGCCGTGCTGGGCACGTGGTTCGCGGTGCTGGTCAACGGCGACAAGCCGGACTGGCTGGAGGACCTCGCCGTCTACGTCGGCGGCGGCCGGGCGGTGACCGACGGGAAACCGCTGTATCAGCTGGTGGTCCCGCCCTTCGGCTACCAGTTCACATACCCCCCGTTCGCGGCTGTGCTGTTCGTCCCGCTGTCCTTGGTGGGCGCGGGCACGCTGAAGATCCTCTGGACGTTCGTCAACGTGCTGCTGGTCGAAGCCGTGGTGCTGCTCTCCCTGCGCTGGGTCAGACCGGGGCCGGCGCGCCAGCAGATCGCGCTGGTCGCCGTCGTCGCGCTGGCGGCGATGTGGCTCGGGCCGGTGCGCGCCACGCTGGAGACCGGTCAGGTCAACCTGCTGCTGGTGGTGCTGGTCCTGATGGACTTCGCCCTGCTGTCGCGGTCGAAGGCGATGGGCGTCGGCATCGGCCTGGCCATGGCGGTCAAGCTGACGCCCGGCGTGTTCCTGGTGTACCTGCTGCTGACGCGCCGCTTTCGGGCCGCGCTGACCGCTGCGGTCACCTTCCTGGCGACGGTGCTGTTCAGCCTGGCGGTGTTGCCCTCGGACACCCTGAAGTACTGGGGCGGTGTGTTCGTCGACGCCGACCGCGTCGCCATCACCCAGCACCGGTTCCAGCAGTCATTGCGCGGTGTCGTCGTGCGGGTCGCCCATTCCACGGACACGACGCTCGTGTGGGCGTGCCTGGCCGTCGTCCTCGCGGTGCTGGGCCTGGCGCTGGCGGTGGGGCTATGGCGGCGGGGGCAGGACCAGTGGGGCGTGCTGGTGACCGCCGGTGTCGCCCTGGTCGTCTCCCCTGTGTCCTGGGAGCACCACTGGGTGTGGGTCGTGCCGGGGCTGGTGTTCCTGGCCGCCGCCGTCCGGACGCCGCTGGGGTGGGCGGGCTGGGGAGTGGTCGTCGCGGCCATCGCGCTGCGGCCGTACGCGTGGGCCGTTCCCCGCGACCCCGCGGACGCCCTGCGCATCGACGACCCGCTCACGCAGATCGCCGCGAGTTGGCTGCCGCTGCTCGCCGTGCTGGTCGCGGTCGCCTTGGCCGTCACGTCCAGGGCCAGCAGGACGTCAGGCGTCAGTACGCCGACCGGTGCAGAACTCCGGTCAGACAGCCGAGAGCTCCGGCGGCTTTGA
- the cysC gene encoding adenylyl-sulfate kinase: MGAAPPGATAFVPGITVWLTGLPSAGKSTIADGVADRLRAAGHRVEVLDGDEVRSNLTRDLGFSRADREENVRRVGFVASLLARHGVVTLVPVIAPYASSRHRVRSGHAELGLDFVEAYVATPMSVCSARDVKGLYALQRGGGLTGLTGVDDPYEAPTDPDLVIPAHIQTPEESIDTVHAFLLTRVPR; encoded by the coding sequence ATGGGTGCGGCACCGCCGGGAGCGACGGCCTTCGTTCCCGGCATCACTGTGTGGCTGACGGGCCTGCCCAGCGCGGGGAAATCCACCATCGCCGATGGCGTGGCGGACCGCCTGCGGGCCGCGGGGCACAGGGTCGAGGTGCTCGACGGCGACGAGGTCCGCAGCAACCTCACCAGGGACCTCGGGTTCAGCAGGGCGGACCGCGAGGAGAACGTGCGGCGCGTCGGTTTCGTCGCGAGCCTGCTCGCAAGGCACGGCGTCGTCACCCTCGTGCCCGTGATCGCCCCGTACGCGTCGAGCAGGCACCGGGTCCGCTCCGGGCACGCCGAACTCGGTCTCGACTTCGTCGAGGCGTACGTCGCGACCCCAATGTCGGTGTGCAGCGCCAGGGACGTCAAGGGGTTGTACGCCCTTCAGCGCGGCGGCGGGCTCACCGGGCTCACCGGAGTCGACGACCCCTACGAGGCACCGACCGACCCGGATCTCGTCATCCCGGCCCATATCCAGACACCGGAGGAGTCGATCGACACCGTGCACGCCTTCCTGCTGACCAGGGTCCCACGATGA
- a CDS encoding ABC transporter ATP-binding protein: MVAPEPEKPVRRNAVLLALRLYGKELWRHGALSAGVLVSPALSVTCRVYLAPLAVGALVGHLAGGGDAVLPYVLAFGGLMLLSEVLWRIGVHCLNRADGRGIEHLSALAMDELLGKDAAFFHDNFAGSLTKRLLGFAFRFEDFVDALAFKVFANLIPLVCASVVLWSYTPLLVLVLVGMIAVTGLVVAPLIRRRQRLVNRREAAIARVSGHVSDTLANMEAVRAFAAERRESAEHRTRAAEQRTLMLRSWDYGNLRIDTVIAPLSVFTNVLGLLLAVGISDGLGVEAIVVTFAYFGNATRIMFEFNQIYRQVENALTEAAQFTELLLDPPAVVDPRQPEQLRAKDSRVRFEDVEFGYGEGPPLFDGLDLDIPAGTRIGLVGRSGGGKSTLTRLLLRLMDVDGGRILIGDQDITRLRQSDLRGLIAYVPQDPAMFHRTLRENIEFARPGATDAEIARAAYAAHVTEFVDALPEGFDTLVGERGVKLSGGQRQRVALARAVLRDAPILLLDEATSALDSESEVLVQEALWRLMEGRTAIVVAHRLSTVVRMDRLIVLDRGRIVEQGTHAELLAAGGTYTKLWHHQSGGFLDGKPVGGSRTDGRDSVGPK; this comes from the coding sequence ATGGTAGCGCCGGAGCCGGAGAAACCCGTCCGCAGAAATGCGGTTCTGCTCGCCCTGCGGTTGTACGGGAAGGAGTTGTGGCGCCACGGTGCCCTGTCGGCGGGAGTGCTCGTGTCACCCGCGCTGAGCGTGACCTGCCGTGTCTACCTGGCACCGCTCGCGGTGGGCGCCCTCGTGGGCCACCTTGCGGGCGGCGGCGATGCCGTGCTGCCCTATGTGCTGGCTTTCGGCGGGCTGATGCTGCTCTCGGAAGTGTTGTGGCGCATCGGGGTGCACTGCCTCAACCGCGCGGACGGGCGGGGGATCGAGCACCTTTCTGCGCTCGCGATGGACGAACTGCTGGGCAAGGACGCGGCGTTCTTCCACGACAACTTCGCGGGCTCGCTGACCAAGCGGTTGCTGGGCTTCGCGTTCCGCTTCGAGGACTTCGTGGATGCGTTGGCGTTCAAGGTCTTCGCCAACCTGATCCCGCTGGTGTGCGCGTCGGTGGTGCTGTGGAGCTACACCCCTTTGCTGGTCCTGGTCCTGGTGGGCATGATCGCGGTGACCGGGCTCGTGGTCGCGCCGCTGATCCGCCGCCGCCAACGGCTGGTCAACCGGCGCGAGGCCGCCATCGCCCGGGTGTCCGGGCACGTCTCGGACACGTTGGCGAACATGGAGGCGGTGCGGGCGTTCGCCGCCGAGCGGCGCGAGAGCGCGGAGCACCGGACCCGTGCAGCCGAACAGCGGACGCTTATGCTGCGGTCGTGGGATTACGGCAACCTGCGCATCGACACCGTGATCGCGCCGTTGTCCGTGTTTACCAACGTGCTGGGTCTCCTCTTGGCGGTGGGTATCAGCGATGGTCTGGGGGTGGAGGCGATCGTGGTGACGTTCGCGTACTTCGGCAACGCGACCCGGATCATGTTCGAGTTCAACCAGATCTACCGGCAGGTAGAGAACGCGCTCACTGAGGCCGCCCAGTTCACCGAACTGCTACTCGACCCGCCCGCGGTGGTAGACCCGCGGCAGCCGGAGCAGTTGCGCGCCAAAGATTCTCGGGTCCGGTTCGAAGATGTGGAGTTCGGGTACGGCGAGGGTCCGCCGCTATTCGACGGGCTGGACCTGGACATCCCAGCCGGGACGCGGATCGGGCTGGTCGGGCGTTCCGGTGGCGGCAAGTCCACGCTGACCCGGTTGTTGCTGCGGCTGATGGATGTCGACGGCGGTCGCATCCTCATCGGGGACCAGGACATCACCCGGCTGCGGCAGAGCGATCTGCGCGGCCTAATTGCGTACGTGCCGCAGGACCCGGCGATGTTTCACCGGACCCTGCGCGAGAACATCGAGTTCGCCCGGCCGGGCGCGACCGACGCGGAGATCGCACGGGCGGCGTACGCCGCGCACGTGACGGAATTCGTGGACGCGCTGCCCGAGGGGTTCGACACCCTGGTCGGCGAGCGTGGCGTCAAGCTGTCGGGTGGGCAGCGGCAGCGGGTGGCGTTGGCGCGGGCGGTCCTGCGGGATGCGCCGATCCTGCTGCTGGACGAGGCGACCAGCGCGCTCGACTCGGAGAGCGAGGTGCTGGTCCAGGAGGCGCTGTGGCGACTGATGGAGGGGCGCACCGCGATCGTCGTGGCGCACCGGCTGAGCACGGTCGTGCGGATGGACCGGCTGATCGTGCTCGACCGAGGTCGGATCGTCGAGCAGGGCACCCACGCCGAGCTGCTGGCCGCAGGTGGGACGTACACGAAGCTGTGGCACCACCAGTCCGGCGGTTTCCTCGACGGGAAGCCGGTCGGCGGCTCCCGGACCGATGGCAGGGACTCGGTGGGCCCGAAGTAG